The genomic segment TGGCAAAATCAACTGATTTCTTTTTAGGAAATTTCAATGAGTTGCGCGAGGAAACTTTATGTGGATAGTTGACCATATATCTCCTTATTGGTACAATAACATCACTCTATTATAACATAAAAAAGGAAATAAAGGGATAATTTAAGTGGTTAGTATATTAGTAGTGGGCTATCGAAATTTTGATCTGGGAATTTTTGATGAAAAAGATCCTCGAATCAAGATTATTAAAAAAGTGATTCAACGTAATTTGACTCGATTATTGGAACAAGGAGTGGAATGGCTGATTTTCACTGGAAATTTAGGCTTTGAAGTTTGGGTACTAGAAGTTGCAAAAGAATTACAGCAAAACTACGATTTTCAAATGGCAACAATTTTCACTTTTGAGAATCAGGGGGAAAATTGGAATGAAGTCAATCAAGAAAAATTAAACCATTTCAAACAGGTCGACTTTGTAAAATATGCTTATCCGCATTATGAAAACCCGAGTCAATTTCGTGACTACAACCATTTTCTACTCAACAATACAGATGGTGCCTATATTTTTTACGATGAAGAAAATGAGACGAATTTGAAATATCTTTATCAAATGATGAAAAGTCAAGAACAATATTTTATCAAAAAATTAACATTTGATGACTTGAACGAAGTCGCAGAAAATTTTTCCGAAAATTAGATGTTTAATCTTGATTTTTGCGGTTCATTTTTTATATAATTAAAGTAATGAACGAGAATGGAGAGAGAAATGGCAAGTATTATTTACACACCGAAAGATATTTTTGATCAAGATTTTAAAGTTGGCGTCCGAGGTTATAGTAAAGTAGAAGTAGATGAATTTTTAGACGATGTCATTAAAGATTACGAAACGTATGCTGCTTTGGTAAAGGAACTTCGTGAAGAAAATACTCGTTTAAAGGCTGAACTCGCTAAAAAGTCAGCTGAGTCGGCAACTTCACCTTTAACACAGTCTATCATGGAAACTCCTCAAACAGCTTCTGCTACGTTGACAAATTTTGATATTTTAAAGCGTTTAAATCGTTTGGAAAAAGAAGTATTTGGCAAGCAAATCTTAAATAACGAAATTTAATAAGTAATGTGCAATTTTTGGATAATCGCGTGAAGAGTCGTCTTTTCATGAGGAAAGTCCATGCTAGCACGGGCTGTGATGCCCGTAGTGTTTGTGCTAGGTGAAACAATAAGCCTAGGGACGAGAAATCGTTACGGCGGACGAAACAGCTACGTCTCTGGATATGCTGGAATAGTCCTGAAAGTGCCACAGTGACGTAGTTTTTGCGGAAACGCAAAAAGTGGAACGCGGTAAACCCCTCAAGCTAGCAACCCAAACTTTGGTCGGGGCACGGAATGCGTGGAAACGAACACAGCATTCTGACTGGAAACAGTAGACAGATGATTATCGAAGGAAATGATACCTAGTTATTTCTGGAACAAAACATGGCTTATAGAAAGTTGCATATAGGTTTAGCTAGCGTATTATGCTAGCTTTTATTTTGAGAGGGTAAATGAAAACAAAATTTAAGTTGATTGCGACTGCTGCGGCTGGTTTAGAGGCTGTAGTTGGTCGTGAAATCAGAAATCTTGGCTTAGAATGTCAAGTGGAAAATGGACGTGTTCGATTTGAAGGAACTGTCGAGACCATTATTGAAACCAATCTCTGGTTGCGTGCAGCAGACCGTATTAAAATTGTTGTTGGCAACTTTCCAGCTAAGACTTTTGAGGAATTATTTCAGGGGATTTTTGCTTTAGATTGGGAAAACTACCTGCCACTTGGGGCAAAATTTCCAATTGCTAAGGCAAAATGTGTCAAATCAAAACTCCACAATGAACCAAGTGTGCAAGCTATTTCTAAAAAAGCAGTAGTCAAAAAGTTGCAAAAGCACTATGCTCGACCAGAGGGTGTCCCCCTAATGGAAAATGGAGCTGAGTTTAAAATTGAAGTTTCTATCTTGAAAGATGTAGCGACTGTTTTGATTGACACGACAGGCTCTAGCCTTTTTAAACGTGGCTATCGGACTGAAAAAGGTGGCGCGCCCATTAAAGAAAATATGGCGGCTGCAATTTTACTCTTATCCAATTGGTATCCAGATAAACCTCTGATTGATCCGACTTGTGGTTCAGGAACTTTTTGTATTGAAGCAGCTATGATTGGCATGAATATGGCGCCGGGGCTTCATCGCCATTTTGCATTTGAAGAATGGAATTGGGTTGACTCAGACTTGGTTGGGTGTGTTCGCGCTAGATCTTTAGGGCAGATTAAGCAAGATATTCAGTTGGATATTTTAGGAACTGATATTGATGCGCGGATGGTAGAGATTGCCAAGCGAAATGCTGAAGAAGCAGGTGTTTCTGAGCAGATTGTTTTTAAGCAAATGCGTTTGCAAGATTTGCACACCAACAAGATAAATGGTGTCATTATTTCCAATCCACCCTATGGAGAGCGATTGTTGAATGATGATGCTGTGACCAAACTTTATCAAGAAATGGGACAGACTTTTGCACTACTAAAGACGTGGAGTAAATTTATCTTAACTAGTGATGAAACATTTGAAACAAAATTTGGTAGTCAAGCCGATAAAAAACGTAAACTCTATAACGGGACTTTAAAAGTAGATTTATATCAATATTTTGGCCAGAGAGTCAAGCGCCGGATAGATTAGAAAGGATTTGCCGTGAGTAAAGACGAAAAATATTTGTCAGAACAAGAAGAATCAATTCTTGATTTTGAAACAGCTAAAGAAATGACAATTGGTCAGGCTGCTCGAAAAAGCGAAGAGCTTGAAGCAGGGGTGACGGAAGAGGATAATGTGCTGGATAAATACATTAAACAACACCGTCAAGAAATTGAAGCTGGAAAATTTTCGGCTCAATCTGCAGAGAAAGCGTCTGAAGTAGAGGGACAGGAACAACTGAGTCAGTTAGATTTGGCAGAATTTATCCGAGAGATGCACGAGGGTGTTCAAGAGGAAGAAGTCTTAGAAGCTGCGGATGTAGCGTCTGAGGAGTCTGCCTTTGATGAAACGGTAGCTGCACTTGCAGCCAGCGAAGCAGAGCCGCAGGAAACTTTGGAAAAAAACAGCACACAGATTTCGGAGGAATCAGAGGCTGAGACGAAAGTAATGGAAGCAATTCAGCCTGAAATGGATAACATTCCTGTGAGCTCAACTGAGACAATGGAAAGTTATTCAACTTTTACAGTATCTGATGAAGAAATGGAAACAGGGAACGTTCCATTTTATAAAAATAAGAAAGTCCTGTATTCTGCAGCAAGTGTAGCTTTACTGGCTTTAATCGGTGGGACTGTTTATCTGTCTTTGAATAGAAAGCAAGCAAAACCAGTTACAAATTCAACAAGCCAAACAAGTAAATCTTCTACTACTTCTAGCTCTGAAAATAAGGATTTGAAGGCTTTCAACAGTCTTTATGATTCATTCTTTACGGATGCAAATAAATTAGCTTTGAAAAATAGTAGTTTTGGCAATGTAGATAAATTGAAAGCAGCATTAGAAAAGTTAAAGAATACAAAGGAATACAATGTTGCTAAGGGAAAATACGACAGCTTGCTCAAACAAGTTGAAGCTGTAAAAACTGTGAATGCACAGTTTACTTCAGTAGCCATTACAGATGGTATTTTAGATACTAAAGCAAAAATTAAAAATGATGCTAAATTTACAGATATTACAACAGGAAATACAGATTTGGATAAAGTCTTGAAAGCTGCTATCAGTCTAGGAAAGAGCCAGCAATCAGCGATTTCTGCTCCTAAATCTGAGACCGCCACTACACCGTCTCAAAGTCCGGCACAAACTCAAACGCCGAAAACTGAGGCACCAGCAGCTACTCCAGCCACACCAGCTTCTGGTCCAACTTTACAGCGACATTTAAGTCGAGTCCCGTACGACCAAGCAAAAATCAATGATACTAGTAATCCTTCTTGGAATTTCAATCCTGGTGTGTTAGAGAAAATCTTAGCAACCTCACGGGAACGTGGATATTTCACGGGAGATGATTATATTCTTGAACGTGTGAATATTATCAATGAAAATGGTTATTACAATCTATTTAGAACAGACGGAACGTATCTCTTTAGTATCAACTGTAAAACTGGCTATTTTGTAGGAAATGGCGCGGGTTATGCAGATGCTTTAGATTATTAGGAAACGTTTTCAAGCAAATTATTAGACTCTAAAAACCTTATACGCTATAATAAAACGTATAAGGTTTTTATTTTATAATTAAACTATTTTTGGAGGTAATCCTTATGTCACTTATTGGTAAAGAAATTGTCGAGTTTACAGCAGATGCTTATCATGCTGGAAATGGGAAGTTTATCACAGTTTCTAGCGAAGATTTAAAAGGTCATTGGAGCGTTGTTTGCTTCTATCCTGCTGATTTTTCATTTGTTTGCCCGACTGAGTTGGAAGATTTGCAAGAGCAGTATGCAGCTCTTAAAAAGTTAGGTGTAGAAGTATATTCTGTTTCAACAGATACCCATTTTACACACAAAGCTTGGCATGATCATTCAGATGCCATCGGAAAACTTGAATACATCATGATTGGCGATCCATCTCATACCATTTCACTTGGTTTTGATGTGTTAGATGAAAGTGGATTGTCTCAACGTGGTACTTTTATCATTGACCCAGATGGAGTTGTACAAGCACTTGAAATCAATGCAGACGGTATTGGGCGTGATGCTTCTGTCTTGATTGACAAAATCCATGCTGCACAATATGTTCGGAGTCATCCAGGTGAAGTTTGCCCGGCTAAATGGAAAGAAGGAATTGAAACACTTACACCAAGTCTTGATTTAGTTGGTAAAATTTAAGGAGGCTTCTTATGGCTTTAGATGAAACAATTAAAGCGCAACTTAAGCAGTATTTGGAGCTTCTAGAATCTGATGTTGTGTTTCAGGCTTCTTTAGGTCAAGATGAGCGTTCTGAGCAGGTACGAGCTTTTTTAGAGGAAATCGTAGCGATGTCTCCACGTTTATCACTGGAAAATACAGAAACTAATCGCCAACCAAGTTTTACTGTTACACAAATTGGTCAAGCAGGGCGTGTGCAGTTTGCAGGACTTCCCTTGGGACATGAATTTACATCTTTTGTGCTTGCTTTGCTACAAGTCTCTGGTCGCGCACCCAAAGTAGAAGATG from the Streptococcus constellatus subsp. constellatus genome contains:
- the gpsB gene encoding cell division regulator GpsB, with translation MASIIYTPKDIFDQDFKVGVRGYSKVEVDEFLDDVIKDYETYAALVKELREENTRLKAELAKKSAESATSPLTQSIMETPQTASATLTNFDILKRLNRLEKEVFGKQILNNEI
- a CDS encoding DUF1273 domain-containing protein, whose amino-acid sequence is MVSILVVGYRNFDLGIFDEKDPRIKIIKKVIQRNLTRLLEQGVEWLIFTGNLGFEVWVLEVAKELQQNYDFQMATIFTFENQGENWNEVNQEKLNHFKQVDFVKYAYPHYENPSQFRDYNHFLLNNTDGAYIFYDEENETNLKYLYQMMKSQEQYFIKKLTFDDLNEVAENFSEN
- a CDS encoding THUMP domain-containing class I SAM-dependent RNA methyltransferase — translated: MKTKFKLIATAAAGLEAVVGREIRNLGLECQVENGRVRFEGTVETIIETNLWLRAADRIKIVVGNFPAKTFEELFQGIFALDWENYLPLGAKFPIAKAKCVKSKLHNEPSVQAISKKAVVKKLQKHYARPEGVPLMENGAEFKIEVSILKDVATVLIDTTGSSLFKRGYRTEKGGAPIKENMAAAILLLSNWYPDKPLIDPTCGSGTFCIEAAMIGMNMAPGLHRHFAFEEWNWVDSDLVGCVRARSLGQIKQDIQLDILGTDIDARMVEIAKRNAEEAGVSEQIVFKQMRLQDLHTNKINGVIISNPPYGERLLNDDAVTKLYQEMGQTFALLKTWSKFILTSDETFETKFGSQADKKRKLYNGTLKVDLYQYFGQRVKRRID
- a CDS encoding cell division site-positioning protein MapZ family protein, with the protein product MSKDEKYLSEQEESILDFETAKEMTIGQAARKSEELEAGVTEEDNVLDKYIKQHRQEIEAGKFSAQSAEKASEVEGQEQLSQLDLAEFIREMHEGVQEEEVLEAADVASEESAFDETVAALAASEAEPQETLEKNSTQISEESEAETKVMEAIQPEMDNIPVSSTETMESYSTFTVSDEEMETGNVPFYKNKKVLYSAASVALLALIGGTVYLSLNRKQAKPVTNSTSQTSKSSTTSSSENKDLKAFNSLYDSFFTDANKLALKNSSFGNVDKLKAALEKLKNTKEYNVAKGKYDSLLKQVEAVKTVNAQFTSVAITDGILDTKAKIKNDAKFTDITTGNTDLDKVLKAAISLGKSQQSAISAPKSETATTPSQSPAQTQTPKTEAPAATPATPASGPTLQRHLSRVPYDQAKINDTSNPSWNFNPGVLEKILATSRERGYFTGDDYILERVNIINENGYYNLFRTDGTYLFSINCKTGYFVGNGAGYADALDY
- the ahpC gene encoding alkyl hydroperoxide reductase subunit C, yielding MSLIGKEIVEFTADAYHAGNGKFITVSSEDLKGHWSVVCFYPADFSFVCPTELEDLQEQYAALKKLGVEVYSVSTDTHFTHKAWHDHSDAIGKLEYIMIGDPSHTISLGFDVLDESGLSQRGTFIIDPDGVVQALEINADGIGRDASVLIDKIHAAQYVRSHPGEVCPAKWKEGIETLTPSLDLVGKI